The Lactuca sativa cultivar Salinas chromosome 2, Lsat_Salinas_v11, whole genome shotgun sequence genome includes a window with the following:
- the LOC111882667 gene encoding auxin response factor 5 encodes MTTFTESMAAIEEKLNSSGVNSGSHSLLEEMKLLKEMQDHSAIKKPINSELWHACAGPLVTLPQVGSLVYYFPQGHSEQVAVSTNRTATSQVPNYPNLPSQLLCQVLNATLHADKDTDEIYAQMSLRPVNSEKDVLPIPDFGIKPSRHPSEFFCKTLTPSDTSTHGGFSVPRRAAEKLFPQLDFSMQPPTQELIVRDLHDNTWTFRHIYRGQPKRHLLTTGWSMFVGAKRLKAGDAVLFIRDEKSQLLLGVRRANRQQTSLPSSVLSADSMHIGVLAAAAHAAANRSPFTIFYNPRACPSEFVIPLVRYRKSVFGTQLSVGMRFGMMFETEESGKRRYMGTIVGISDVDPLRWPGSKWHNLQVEWDEPGCGDKQSRVSPWDIEAPESLFIFPSLTSSLKRPFNSAFLGAQTEWDNMVTRPFMRAPETINGNFSNPSMSSLWSEQLVKMLMKPQTNHNTPPVIQDTFTTNRPQFHLIQPNTTTTITAASPPQSTQNLSGDHQSDQKPPITVTSDTIKPESKPMSPFLNQLSPFDSSVLHGQQFDSPQIDSSSLNGLFPYPDTNVLNPYQSLGSETWDPQPNNTSRSFFQQNTGPTNYGFKDLSDENQTHNNVYNCINFEGSNGGSTVVDPSVSSTVLDEFCNLKDIEFQNPSNYLVSNNNFSSSQDVQSQITSASLVDSQAYSMQELPDNSGGASSSNGEFDDSGGLLQNNSWQQVAVPTRVRTYTKIQKAGSVGRSIDVSSFKNYDELCCEIEKMFGLEGLLNDSRGSGWKLVYVDFENDVLLVGDDPWEEFVGCVRCIRILSPSEVQQMGEEGMQLLNSNAALQAGINGGSGSDNGARTWVGPT; translated from the exons ATGACCACTTTCACAGAAAG TATGGCTGCCATTGAAGAGAAGCTCAATTCATCAGGTGTAAACAGTGGGTCACACAGTTTACTTGAAGAGATGAAATTGTTGAAGGAAATGCAGGACCATTCTG CGATAAAGAAGCCAATAAATTCAGAGCTGTGGCATGCATGTGCTGGACCATTAGTTACTCTTCCACAGGTTGGAAGCCTTGTTTATTACTTCCCACAAGGACATAGCGAACAG gTAGCAGTTTCAACAAATAGAACAGCAACATCACAAGTTCCAAATTATCCGAATCTTCCCTCTCAGCTATTGTGCCAAGTTTTAAATGCTACATTACAT GCAGATAAAGATACCGATGAGATCTATGCCCAAATGAGCCTTCGACCAGTGAACTCA GAAAAAGATGTTCTTCCAATTCCAGACTTTGGAATAAAACCAAGTAGACATCCGAGTGAATTCTTTTGCAAGACTTTGACACCAAGTGATACAAGCACACATGGTGGCTTTTCTGTACCCCGTAGGGCAGCAGAAAAACTCTTTCCACAATtg GATTTTTCAATGCAACCTCCAACTCAAGAGCTTATTGTTCGAGATTTGCATGATAATACATGGACATTTCGTCATATATACCGCG GGCAGCCAAAACGACACTTACTGACTACGGGGTGGAGTATGTTTGTTGGTGCAAAAAGGCTTAAAGCTGGTGATGCGGTTTTATTTATAAG GGATGAGAAGTCACAATTATTGTTGGGAGTGAGGAGAGCGAACCGCCAACAAACTTCGTTACCGTCATCGGTTTTATCCGCCGACAGTATGCACATCGGAGTCCTTGCAGCCGCCGCTCATGCCGCCGCTAATAGGAGTCCCTTTACAATTTTCTACAATCCTag gGCATGCCCTTCGGAATTCGTGATTCCGTTGGTGAGATACCGGAAGTCGGTCTTTGGGACACAACTGTCTGTCGGTATGAGGTTTGGAATGATGTTTGAAACGGAGGAATCAGGAAAACGCCG ATATATGGGCACAATTGTTGGGATAAGTGATGTGGATCCATTAAGATGGCCTGGATCTAAGTGGCATAATCTCCAG GTTGAGTGGGATGAGCCAGGTTGTGGTGATAAACAAAGCCGAGTGAGTCCATGGGACATTGAAGCACCAGAAAGTCTCTTCATTTTCCCTTCTCTAACTTCAAGTCTCAAAAGACCTTTCAATTCCGCTTTTCTAG GAGCACAAACCGAATGGGACAATATGGTAACCCGACCATTCATGCGGGCCCCGGAAACAATAAACGGAAACTTTTCAAACCCTTCAATGTCTAGCTTATGGTCAGAACAACTCGTCAAAATGTTAATGAAACCACAAACCAATCACAATACGCCACCTGTGATTCAAGATACTTTCACCACTAATCGCCCACAATTTCACCTCATTCaacccaacaccaccaccaccataaccGCCGCCTCACCGCCACAATCCACCCAAAATCTCTCCGGCGACCACCAATCCGATCAGAAACCACCGATAACAGTCACTTCCGACACAATAAAACCAGAATCAAAACCAATGTCCCCGTTTCTCAATCAATTATCCCCGTTTGACTCGAGCGTACTCCATGGTCAACAATTCGACTCCCCCCAAATCGATTCTTCAAGTCTTAACGGGTTATTCCCGTACCCGGACACAAACGTATTGAACCCGTATCAATCTCTCGGATCCGAAACGTGGGACCCACAACCCAACAACACTTCACGATCTTTCTTCCAACAAAACACGGGACCCACGAATTACGGTTTCAAAGATTTATCCGATGAAAATCAAACCCACAACAATGTCTACAATTGTATCAATTTCGAGGGTAGTAATGGCGGATCCACGGTGGTTGACCCATCGGTATCGAGTACTGTTTTAGACGAGTTTTGTAATTTGAAAGATATCGAGTTTCAAAACCCGTCTAATTATTTAGTGAGTAATAATAATTTTAGTTCTAGCCAAGATGTTCAATCGCAAATTACTTCTGCTAGTCTTGTGGATTCTCAAGCTTATTCTATGCAAGAATTACCCGATAATTCGGGTGGGGCGTCTTCTAGTAATGGGGAATTCGATGATTCCGGTGGACTTTTGCAGAATAATTCGTGGCAACAAGTTGCAGTTCCTACACGTGTACGCACGTATACCAAG ATTCAGAAAGCAGGATCAGTTGGGAGGTCTATTGATGTGTCGAGTTTCAAGAACTATGATGAACTTTGTTGTGAAATTGAAAAGATGTTTGGACTCGAGGGATTGCTTAATGATTCCCGAGGATCAGGTTGGAAGTTAGTGTATGTAGATTTCGAGAATGATGTTCTTCTTGTTGGAGATGATCCATGGGA GGAATTTGTGGGGTGTGTGCGATGTATAAGGATTCTTTCGCCTTCTGAAGTTCAACAGATGGGTGAAGAGGGAATGCAGCTTCTCAACAGCAATGCAGCATTGCAGGCTGGGATTAATGGTGGGTCAGGGTCGGACAATGGTGCGCGTACTTGGGTGGGACCCACATGA